One Paraburkholderia phytofirmans OLGA172 genomic window carries:
- the secF gene encoding protein translocase subunit SecF, producing the protein MEFFRFRKDIPFMQRALIFNAISLLTFLAAVFFLVHRGLHLSVEFTGGTVIEVQYPGAAPLEPVRGTLNKLGYPDAQVQNFGTSRDVLIRLPLKHGYTSAQQSDQVMGALKGQDPQVQLQRVEFVGPQVGKELATDGLLALACVVVGIVIYLSFRFEWKYAVAGVIANLHDVIIILGFFAFFQWEFSLSVLAAVLAVLGYSVNESVVIFDRIRETFRRERKMTVIEVINHAITSTMSRTIITHGCTQMMVLSMFLFGGPTLHYFALALTVGILFGIYSSVFVAAALAMWFGVKREDLVKDKKERVDPDDPNAGAQV; encoded by the coding sequence ATGGAATTTTTCCGTTTTCGCAAAGACATTCCGTTCATGCAGCGTGCGTTGATCTTCAACGCAATCTCGCTGCTGACGTTCCTTGCCGCTGTGTTCTTCCTGGTGCATCGCGGGCTGCATCTGTCGGTGGAATTCACCGGCGGTACCGTCATCGAAGTGCAGTATCCTGGCGCCGCGCCGCTCGAACCGGTGCGCGGCACGCTCAACAAGCTCGGCTATCCCGACGCGCAAGTGCAGAACTTCGGCACCTCGCGCGACGTGCTGATCCGTCTGCCGCTCAAGCACGGCTACACGTCGGCGCAACAGAGCGACCAGGTGATGGGCGCGCTGAAGGGCCAGGACCCGCAGGTGCAGTTGCAACGCGTCGAGTTCGTCGGCCCGCAGGTCGGCAAGGAACTCGCTACCGACGGCCTGCTCGCGCTGGCCTGTGTGGTGGTCGGCATCGTGATCTATCTGTCGTTCCGCTTCGAATGGAAGTACGCGGTGGCCGGCGTGATCGCGAACTTGCACGACGTGATCATCATTCTCGGCTTCTTCGCGTTCTTCCAGTGGGAGTTCTCGCTGTCGGTGCTGGCAGCAGTGCTCGCAGTGCTCGGCTACTCGGTGAACGAATCCGTCGTTATCTTCGACCGGATTCGTGAAACCTTCCGCCGCGAACGCAAGATGACCGTGATCGAGGTGATCAACCACGCGATCACCAGCACGATGTCGCGCACGATCATCACCCACGGCTGTACCCAGATGATGGTGCTGTCGATGTTCCTGTTCGGCGGCCCCACGCTGCACTACTTCGCTCTCGCGCTGACGGTCGGTATTCTGTTCGGCATCTACTCGTCGGTGTTCGTCGCCGCGGCGCTTGCCATGTGGTTCGGCGTGAAGCGCGAAGATCTGGTGAAGGACAAGAAGGAACGCGTCGATCCGGACGATCCAAACGCCGGCGCACAAGTCTGA